From the Scophthalmus maximus strain ysfricsl-2021 chromosome 11, ASM2237912v1, whole genome shotgun sequence genome, one window contains:
- the slitrk3a gene encoding SLIT and NTRK-like protein 3 — protein MLWVTLLSTIALGWTTPIPLLEDSEEIDEPCFEPCYCEVKEGIFHVHCDSKGFTNVSQISQIWSRPFKLNLQRNSMRKLYFNSFLHLNNAISINLGNNALQDIHAGAFNGLGILKRLFLHENKLEVFRNDTFLGLESLEYLQADYNVIKRIESGAFRHLHKLRVLILNDNLIPVLPNYLFRSVSLTHLDLRGNRLKTLPYKGTLEYVGRSLMEIQLEENPWNCVCEIVQLKTWLERIPYTALVGEITCEYPFHLHGKDLREIKRSELCPLLSDAEIEAKLGIPRVPFSNENTWPTKPSSMLSSFHNTASSVEYKERVVKPTKRPRPTKNPPTPHSIYPGINQPPVAGYQTRPPIPIICPAGCICNLHINDLGLTVNCKEKGFHNISELLPRPLNAKKLYLSGNLIQKIYRSDFWNFSSLDLLHLGNNRISYVQEGAFINLPNLKSLYLNGNDIERLTPGMFRGLQMLSYLYFEYNVIREIQPNSFSLIPNLQLAFLNDNLLRSLPTDAFAGTNLARLNLRNNYFLSLPVRGVLEHLTSIVQIDLHQNPWDCSCDIIPLKQWMEKLSSVIVVGDVLCKTPEFAFGKDLRSLEVEVICPELKYSSGPSPALPGGDDLTTGSSEMEEADGRGAVPLSVLILSLLILFISAVFVAAGLFAFVLRRRKKLPFRKRSEVDLTGIQMQCRIFEDPPRQSCAGNTCTPEKPTPSMHTHAHTSHTHAHGHVYDYIPHPVTQMCNNPIYKPREGEIAEEDRAQFSDKKDNGNSSNTNYRTLLEKEREWTLAVSNSQLNTIVTVNHATADMAGFHENGGLCPTVIDSQRPTPTVGFVDCLYGTVPKLKDMHVAHAHPPGMQYPDLQQDARLKETLLFTAGKGCYPDPSQSDYLELRAKLQTKPDYLEVLEKSYRF, from the coding sequence ATGCTGTGGGTTACCTTGCTGAGCACCATAGCCTTAGGATGGACCACCCCGATCCCACTACTAGAGGACTCAGAGGAGATCGACGAGCCCTGCTTCGAGCCCTGCTACTGCGAAGTCAAAGAGGGCATCTTCCACGTCCACTGTGACAGCAAAGGATTTACAAATGTCAGCCAAATCTCGCAAATATGGAGTCGGCCCTTCAAGCTCAACCTGCAGAGAAACTCCATGAGGAAGCTTTACTTCAACAGCTTCCTGCATCTCAACAATGCCATATCCATTAATCTGGGTAATAACGCCTTGCAAGATATCCACGCTGGAGCATTCAATGGCTTAGGAATACTCAAACGGCTGTTCCTACATGAAAATAAGCTCGAAGTTTTCCGGAATGACACTTTTCTGGGATTGGAGAGTTTAGAGTATCTCCAGGCAGACTACAATGTTATCAAAAGGATTGAAAGTGGTGCATTCAGGCACCTTCACAAATTGAGAGTGCTCATACTAAATGACAATCTGATCCCGGTGCTCCCAAATTATCTTTTCCGGtccgtctctctcacacatctGGACCTGAGAGGAAACAGACTAAAGACACTGCCGTATAAGGGCACACTGGAATATGTTGGAAGGAGCTTGATGGAAATTCAGCTGGAGGAAAACCCctggaactgtgtgtgtgagattgtccAGTTAAAGACATGGCTGGAGAGAATCCCATATACAGCATTGGTGGGGGAGATTACGTGTGAGTATCCATTCCACTTACATGGGAAAGACTTACGGGAAATCAAACGCAGTGAGCTCTGTCCACTGCTCTCCGATGCAGAGATTGAGGCCAAGCTGGGAATTCCCCGGGTCCCATTTAGCAATGAGAACACATGGCCTACTAAACCTTCCTCCATGCTCTCATCCTTTCACAACACAGCGTCTTCTGTGGAATACAAGGAAAGAGTTGTCAAGCCAACCAAACGACCTCGGCCCACAAAGAACCCGCCAACCCCTCACAGCATCTACCCAGGCATCAACCAACCCCCTGTTGCTGGCTACCAAACAAGGCCTCCCATCCCTATAATTTGTCCAGCTGGATGTATCTGCAACCTCCACATCAATGACCTGGGGCTAACAGTGAACTGTAAAGAGAAAGGCTTTCACAACATCTCTGAGCTCTTGCCTCGGCCCCTCAATGCCAAGAAATTGTATCTCAGTGGAAACCTAATACAGAAAATCTACCGTTCTGATTTCTGGAATTTCTCAAGTTTGGATTTACTGCATTTAGGGAATAATCGTATATCCTATGTCCAAGAGGGCGCCTTTATTAACCTGCCAAACTTAAAAAGTCTATATCTGAATGGGAACGACATAGAGAGGCTCACTCCTGGGATGTTTCGGGGGCTTCAGATGTTGAGTTATCTTTACTTTGAGTATAATGTCATACGTGAAATACAACCTAACTCCTTCTCTCTAATACCAAATCTCCAGTTGGCTTTCCTCAATGACAATCTGTTACGCTCCCTCCCCACTGACGCCTTCGCCGGCACCAACCTCGCACGCCTCAACCTCCGGAACAACTACTTCCTTTCCCTGCCTGTGCGTGGCGTTCTGGAGCATCTGACCTCCATTGTTCAGATTGATCTCCATCAGAACCCATGGGACTGCTCCTGTGATATCATCCCCCTCAAACAGTGGATGGAAAAGCTCTCCTCTGTCATTGTGGTTGGAGATGTCCTTTGCAAGACACCCGAGTTTGCTTTTGGCAAGGACCTGCGTTCACTGGAGGTCGAGGTCATCTGTCCCGAGCTCAAGTATTCTTCCGGTCCTTCCCCAGCCCTGCCTGGTGGGGATGACCTCACCACAGGCAGCTCCGAAatggaggaggcagatggaAGAGGAGCTGTTCCGCTGTCTGTTCTCATCCTCAGCCTTCTCATTCTCTTCATATCAGCTGTGTTTGTGGCTGCGGggctttttgcttttgttctgcGTCGCAGGAAGAAGCTGCCCTTCCGTAAGCGCTCTGAGGTAGATCTGACAGGGATCCAGATGCAGTGCAGGATTTTTGAGGACCCACCAAGACAAAGCTGTGCTGGTAACACATGCACACCAGAGAAACCGACACccagtatgcacacacacgctcacactaGTCACACACATGCCCATGGCCACGTTTATGATTACATCCCCCACCCTGTGACTCAGATGTGTAACAACCCCATCTATAAGCCTAGGGAGGGGGAGAtagcagaggaagacagagcGCAGTTTTCCGACAAGAAAGACAATGGCAACAGTAGCAACACAAACTACAGAACCTtgttagagaaagagagagagtggaccCTTGCCGTCTCCAACTCGCAGCTCAACACCATCGTCACAGTCAACCACGCCACGGCTGACATGGCAGGATTTCATGAAAATGGAGGGCTCTGCCCGACAGTGATTGACAGTCAGAGGCCCACGCCGACAGTGGGCTTTGTAGACTGTTTGTATGGGACCGTACCAAAACTAAAGGACATGCATGTGGCGCATGCGCACCCACCAGGCATGCAGTACCCTGATTTGCAGCAGGATGCACGGCTGAAGGAGACATTGCTTTTCACGGCGGGGAAAGGCTGCTACCCCGACCCGTCCCAAAGCGATTACCTCGAGTTAAGGGCCAAACTTCAAACCAAGCCGGATTACCTCGAAGTCTTGGAAAAATCTTACCGGTTTTAA